Proteins encoded by one window of Lepeophtheirus salmonis chromosome 10, UVic_Lsal_1.4, whole genome shotgun sequence:
- the LOC121125602 gene encoding LOW QUALITY PROTEIN: uncharacterized protein (The sequence of the model RefSeq protein was modified relative to this genomic sequence to represent the inferred CDS: inserted 7 bases in 6 codons; deleted 1 base in 1 codon), whose amino-acid sequence MSHESHLMNLENRYLKQNERISPQLENSFLSSNSTKNRVLTSIQIPLHNTFLLDLSQGNTTENVVENINGKTATDTEFQGMEIQETKSLSSNQETEVFEEILDAPPEMEMYQDEYPKIEKPSLHKGFVEVPISIQKQDPAQLQKFELMQICTTSLLSKPKLHEPEDLIRQKILSLCEEVVFKDSVFILRLALYCRRECNFRAGSLLLLSFASFHGNLYKTYYYDYFQKCIMTPSEWVSIADFVASFERENKSSLPSMLRKAMTKKFSDFDEYQLAKYHKKGCSRKKKKSSINEDVVLSDDDSNDDLNLPSSRSFNIKRLIRLLHIHHPQKFVMCLLGKKYPKSEDEFKKLKLRGKFQPEKAGKRMRLQIPFTWETQVSIHGNKPQVWHDLILSKKIPHLAIIRNLRNMVLSGXYSAMNYIGGLLEHKYRIMRRRRKEKNSSNKENWTQSDRDFSSELQDVLEETAQSSILRNLSPIEGHSVIFFVNYKSKDDAWKDYGFIGFNGICLFTGLMIAQVCKSYKLLSCGENGVEELGKRKLNKNIFSTYIDNYFQHVWDNCGNIEMVGNYLYSIKDKQKIDNLIIIFRKPPEKGPLDKFIKFIDYYRRTSVYSSMMNLALLTIDGSLPYLFPLESNSRNVSISGFGDAALKTLSQLSSGKSKLEEVESIDSKYKIYNKKPLITPIARPKSRIQWTRVKIFVSSTFLDMFGERNLLNYCVFPELRRRCRNINVEITLLDLRWGIPEDQSLETSMTRYCLERVQESDIFICFLGERYGWKRRFSLPIEKQFLSGNAAVIDRFKKNSISITELEIRLRGWTRAHFYFRDPLTLSLIKSENDISQFRESINSEENGALNQLKEDIRNSGCPLYENYRASSLSKSSSNSVFSLFDEDFVRTVIDRLWKDILDIASKELVTRVDFMSSFISKETEEFIGRTKELEKMTEIILSHRNKFKCIEVQGTGKTAFLCKLATILSNTSDVIVIPFFXDGVMDSFCIMEYLEHQILQLHSKINIDDYTQSSKDDSYLSFIRVAKLISQIQTCGKVVCIIVDEPPKDNVSWIPYCNFPPGVRIIVSSNKSDSFMKKHLLSRRXKYHLDVFVSLDDIKDIRIKKELVSNFLXKMGDKVLSEAPLNNVLRLAASKKESGNIKYVKTLCSVLVSSDAIVNGNEKTMIKEHIPGNLQDLYHYILERDDEDSHILEPILNILYECEGPSFNQLMRATQNILGKTVSSISLLRSLNRLEIFMDPSLXKGFFLKDSFKNRFLKNYLNEDKYRSLLFKYYLMEFEEDIKNSDCIHPYLLNYLLQLCISMGNNLFLRDLSFIYYWAKNGVESMEHFYHHCVISKIAGRQLLNFLQIYSESLVHSPMLTYQHGINSSLVGGLGHTCLLEMNHDRGKDNSTFLMLEILNKDMSMKIPDIERMTSFSKLIILCAATYEDIWIYGTDDCVIVEQKDKTMFGLYVHSPVISLSFVRGSEVISVGLQDGTVSFWDINKRINASNHAQIHLKPVSSKFLMPLSRSIVSTGLDGNFFVFSSTIGTFIMTSKFSHSLPISCGTPVNESSILVGTWGGELLRINIIDNEVSQKGXCCKGAICDIAVKLNVNDDGILVSCSDTEGYVYIADINLTLKKCWKLGSPSLTLTGNKLSFLSESEVLIGCSDGCIRCFEFKSFNSNFYDYFIDVVNHQYHKISGQYKMPTFENDAVVCMDSYEGKKVLGYNSGWIRFINKAQVSFSIKLINKEGELCQALMFQENIFILITNKNRLLSFRFNEELREIYDLREITHVTSDFEYFNFIVPISRTKGIFIYPREDNKFEIYQIPEEALNKIRKRRRIDSDIKTYTPILTSENYFDLKNQFSSPVTFIDYHNGYIFTGGRTQLALWKYSLDTNSLEKIFQDYTINTVIDLVLKSLPNKDDTFRCYGSYEKTGLVTFDIKLNSKGYKKMKNLAIDYKLGGADQDNLIFYKKGDLHKYLSKEEFFQIMLHSNLNIQYHRNSRILRNNSHDEEYFILLNEVIDPMVFKAHDMPYKPDILSYGFKSINYLDEGLNFCTPDSRLQLTLKKEKKIEEKNQISSILNIPGGDDRNWIILSAPHVYLYAISDNEAVQKNQFDIQNEMEFEINSVWRDNDDSIILSCFSKVELFSVILYSNGSQVKKRIWFNDSKLFSANPFSKDIDESEDENTQDNDKSMSNSTSKQDDDNSSSSSSMYAQNSLIGIDWNSGYKHGIVTLGFEDGSNQKVDINETNELNSYPYLRAIDSLEPFFYVNKSSFKVNLRNVASHVQMRESIDIFGSFDGHLLIQSGSIVYEHLSHKDTVTSVIKIDEFTFASISLDKYCKIWKLKESDKIEQIGEFLSQVPLYKGGVSRYTKCIILGGAFGVLYFLKMKYYGFSL is encoded by the exons ATGTCACACGAGAGTCACTTGATGAATTTGGAAAATCGATACTTGAAACAAAATGAGAGAATATCACCTCAACTTGAAAATTCCTTTCTTTCTTCCAACTCTACAAAAAATAGAGTATTGACATCCATCCAGATTCCTCTACATAACACCTTTCTTCTGGATCTTAGTCAAGGAAATACCACAGAGAATGTGGTGGAGAATATCAATGGTAAGACTGCCACAGATACCGAGTTCCAAGGAATGGAAATTCAAGAAACTAAATCCCTCTCCTCGAATCAAGAAACTGAAGTCTTTGAGGAGATACTGGATGCACCACCTGAAATGGAGATGTACCAGGATGAATATCCAAAGATAGAGAAGCCAAGTTTACACAAAGGATTTGTAGAAGTTCCAATTTCCATTCAAAAACAGGATCCTGCTCAACTTCAAAAG TTTGAACTCATGCAAATATGTACAACCTCGCTGTTATCCAAGCCCAAATTGCATGAGCCAGAAGACCTTATACGACAAAAAATACTTAGTCTTTGTGAAGAAGTGGTGTTTAAGGATTCCGTCTTTATTCTTAGg cTAGCTTTATACTGTCGACGGGAATGTAATTTTCGAGCAGGATCGTTATTACTTCTTTCTTTTGCCAGTTTCCatggtaatttatataaaacctATTATTATGACtactttcaaaaatgtataatgacTCCAAGTGAATGGGTATCCATTGCTGATTTTGTTGCATCTTTTGAGAGGGAAAATAAATCCTCACTTCCCTCAATGCTCAGAAAAGCTATGACTAAGAAATTTTCTGATTTTGACGAATATCAACTTGCCAAATATCACAAGAAAGGATGTTCAAGAaag aaaaagaaatcatcAATCAATGAAGACGTAGTGCTATCAGATGACGACAGCAATGATGATTTGAACCTTCCATCATCTCgtagtttcaatatt aaaaggcTCATAAGATTATTGCATATTCATCATCCTCAAAAGTTCGTAATGTGTCttctaggaaaaaaatatcccaagtCGGAAGACGAATTTAAGAAGCTTAAATTAAGAGGGAAATTTCAACCGGAGAAGGCTGGAAAAAGAATGCGTTTACAAATTCCATTCACTTGGGAAACTCAAGtttctat ACACGGCAACAAGCCGCAAGTATGGCATGATCtgattttgagcaaaaaaataccACATTTGGCTATTATTcgtaatttaagaaatatggtCTTATCCGG ATATAGTGCGATGAATTATATTGGAGGACTATTAGAACATAAGTATAGGATAATGAGGAGAcggagaaaggaaaaaaatagtagtAATAAGGAAAATTGGACTCAATCAGATAGAGATTTTTCATCTGAATTGCAAGATGTTTTAGAGGAAACTGCTCAGtcatcaattttgagaaatttgtcACCTATTGAGGGACATTCTGTAATATTTTTCGTCAATTATAAAAGCAAAGATGATGCTTGGAAAGATTATGGATTCATTGGATTCAATGGTATCTGCTTATTCACTGGTTTAATGATTGCACAAGTATGCAAGTCATATAAGCTGCTAAGCTGTGGTGAGAATGGAGTAGAGGAGCTtggaaagagaaaattaaataaaaatatattttctacttatattgataattattttcagCATGTGTGGGACAATTGTGGAAATATTGAAATGGTTGGAAACTACTTGTATAGTATTAAggacaaacaaaaaatagacaatttgattataattttccGAAAACCTCCGGAGAAAGGTCcacttgataaatttattaagtttatcGACTATTACCGTCGTACGTCAGTTTATTCATCTATGATGAATTTAGCATTATTGACGATTGATGGAAGTTTGCCATATCTTTTCCCATTAGAAAGTAATAGTCGAAATGTTTCCATCTCTGGATTTGGAGACGCTGCATTGAAGACATTATCCCAATTAAGCTCAGGGAAATCCAAACTTGAAGAAGTTGAAAGCATTGATtccaagtataaaatttataacaaaaagccTCTCATTACTCCAATTGCTCGTCCAAAATCTCGAATACAATGGActagagttaaaatttttgtgtcTTCAACTTTTTTGGATATGTTTGGTGAAAGAAACTTATTAAACTATTGTGTATTTCCAGAGCTTAGGCGTAGATGTCGGAACATTAATGTGGAAATAACACTTCTAGATTTAAGATGGGGCATTCCTGAGGATCAAAGCTTAGAAACAAGTATGACAAGATATTGCTTAGAACGTGTTCAAGAGTCAGATATATTTATCTGCTTTCTTGGTGAGAGATATGGGTGGAAACGAAGATTTTCACTACCAATAGAAAAACAATTCTTATCTGGCAATGCAGCCGTTATTGATAGATTCAAGAAAAATTCTATATCTATTACAGAATTGGAAATAAGACTGAGAGGCTGGACAAGAgcccatttttattttagagatcCTTTAACTCTGAGTTTGATAAAGTCTGAAAATGACATCTCACAATTTCGTGAGTCAATTAATTCAGAAGAGAATGGGGCTTTGAACCAACTTAAGGAAGACATAAGAAATTCAGGTTGTCcactttatgaaaattatagagCTTCATCCTTAAGTAAGAGTAGCTCAAATTctgttttttctctctttgaTGAGGATTTTGTGAGGACTGTTATTGATAGACTTTGGAAAGATATATTGGACATTGCATCGAAAGAATTGGTCACTCGTGTCGATTTCATGagttcatttatttcaaaagagaCTGAAGAGTTTATTGGAAGGACTAAGGAACTTGAAAAGATGACCGAAATCATTTTATCtcatagaaataaattcaaatgtattgAAGTTCAGGGTACAGGCAAAACAGCTTTTCTTTGTAAACTGGCAACTATTCTGTCCAATACGTCAGATGTAATCGTCATTCCATTTT CTGATGGGGTCATGGATTCTTTTTGTATCATGGAGTATTTGGAGCATCAAATTCTGCAACTTCattccaaaattaatattgatgatTACACTCAAAGCTCTAAAGATGATAGCTACTTATCCTTTATAAGAGTTGCAAAATTAATCAGTCAAATTCAAACATGTGGAAAGGTAGTTTGTATTATTGTTGACGAACCACCGAAAGATAACGTCTCTTGGATTCCTTATTGTAATTTCCCTCCTGGAGTTCGTATTATTGTTTCGTCTAATAAATCGGACTCTTTCATGAAGAAACATCTCTTGTCAAGGc aaaaatatcatttggatgtatttgtttctttagatgatattaaaGACATTAGAATAAAGAAGGAGCTGGTtagtaactttt aaaaaatgggggATAAAGTATTAAGTGAGGCTCCTCTTAATAATGTGCTTCGCTTAGCTGCATCCAAGAAAGAATCAGGGAATATTAAATACGTCAAAACACTCTGCTCAGTTCTTGTATCCTCCGATGCAATAGTGAATGGGaatgaaaaaacaatgattaaaGAACATATACCTGGAAATCTTCAGgatttatatcattatattcTTGAAAGAGATGATGAAGATAGTCATATCCTTGAGccaattcttaatattttatatgaatgtgAAGGTCCATCCTTCAATCAACTTATGAGAGCAACACAGAATATTTTAGGGAAGACTGTTTCTTCTATATCACTTCTTAGATCTCTTAATAGACTAGAAATTTTTATGGATCCCTCcc aaaaaggttttttcctcaaagattcttttaaaaaccgttttcttaaaaactatcttaatgaagataaatatcGAAGCTTGTTGTTCAAGTACTATTTGATGGAGTTTGAAGAGGATATCAAGAATTCTGATTGCATTCAtccatatttattgaattatcttcttcaattatgtatttccatgggtaataatttatttttgagggatttgtcttttatttattattgggcGAAAAATGGAGTTGAATCCATGGaacatttttatcatcattGCGTAATATCAAAAATAGCTGGCAGACAATTACTaaactttttacaaatctaCTCAGAATCCTTAGTTCACAGCCCAATGCTCACCTATCAGCACGGGATAAATTCGTCTTTAGTGGGTGGTTTGGGGCACACATGTCTTTTGGAGATGAATCATGATAGAGGTAAAGACAATTCAACATTTCTCATGCTCGAAATTTTGAATAAGGACATGTCGATGAAGATTCCAGACATTGAAAGAATGACAAGTTTTAGTAAGCTTATAATTTTGTGTGCGGCTACATATGAAGACATATGGATCTATGGGACAGATGACTGTGTCATCGTtgaacaaaaagataaaactatGTTTGGTCTCTACGTTCATTCCCCTGTAATCTCCTTATCATTTGTCCGTGGGAGTGAAGTAATATCTGTAGGTCTACAAGATGGAACAGTATCTTTCTGGgacataaataaaaggataaatgcATCTAATCATGCTCAAATCCATTTGAAGCCCGTTTCCAGCAAATTTTTGATGCCGTTGTCAAGGAGTATTGTGTCTACTGGACTtgatggtaatttttttgtattctctTCAACTATAGGAACATTTATAATGACTAGTAAATTTTCTCACTCATTACCCATATCCTGTGGTACTCCAGTTAATGAATCCTCAATTTTAGTGGGAACATGGGGAGGCGAATTGTTGcgcataaatattattgataatgagGTATCCCAAAAGG TGTGTTGTAAAGGTGCCATATGTGATATTGCTGTCAAATTGAATGTAAATGATGATGGGATACTTGTCAGTTGCTCTGATACTGAGGGCTACGTTTATATTGCTGATATAAATTTAACGCTGAAAAAGTGCTGGAAACTTGGTTCACCCTCATTGACTCTTACAGggaataaattatcatttttatcagaATCTGAAGTCTTAATTGGATGCTCAGATGGTTGTATTCGATGCTttgaatttaaatcatttaattcaaatttctatGACTATTTTATTGATGTTGTCAATCATCAATACCATAAAATTTCGGGGCAATACAAAATGCCAACTTTTGAAAATGATGCTGTGGTTTGTATGGATTCATATGAAGGCAAAAAAGTTTTGGGATATAATTCTGGTTGGAttcgttttataaataaagcccAGGTATCGTTTTCCATAAAATTGATCAACAAAGAAGGAGAACTTTGTCAGGCTCTCATGTTTCAAgagaatatattcatattaattacaaataaaaacaggCTATTAAGCTTTAGATTTAATGAGGAACTTAGAGAAATATATGATTTGAGAGAAATCACCCATGTCACATCtgactttgaatattttaatttcatcgTTCCAATATCAAGAACCAAAGGAATATTCATCTATCCGAGAGAAGATAACAAGTTTGAGATATATCAAATACCTGAAGAGgctcttaataaaataagaaagcgGCGAAGAATAGACTCAGACATAAAAACTTACACCCCTATATTGACttctgaaaattattttgatctaaaaaatcaattcagCTCACCTGTAACATTTATTGATTATcataatggatatatttttacgGGTGGCAGAACTCAATTGGCATTATGGAAATATTCTTTGGATACTAattcattggaaaaaatatttcaagattaCACCATTAATACCGTAATTGACTTGGTTTTGAAATCATTGCCAAACAAAGATGATACATTCAGATGTTATGGAAGCTATGAGAAAACAGGTCTTGTAACTTTTGACATTAAGTTAAATAgcaaaggatataaaaaaatgaaaaatttagcTATTGACTATAAGCTAGGTGGTGCTGACCAAGATAACttgattttctataaaaaaggagACCTTCACAAGTACTTATCAAAGGAAGAGTTTTTTCAGATCATGCtgcattcaaatttgaatattcaatatCACCGTAACTCaagaattttaagaaataattctcATGACGAGGAatactttattcttttaaacGAAGTCATCGATCCTATGGTGTTTAAAGCCCATGACATGCCATATAAACCTGATATATTGTcttatggatttaaatctataaattatCTTGATGAAGGCTTAAACTTTTGTACACCAGATTCAAGATTGCAGTTAaccctaaaaaaagaaaagaaaatcgaagaaaaaaatcaaatctcgTCCATATTAAATATTCCAGGAGGGGATGATCGAAATTGGATCATTTTATCGGCTCCTCACGTTTATTTGTATGCAATCTCCGATAATGAAGCTGTccagaaaaatcaatttgatattcaaaacgaaatggaatttgaaattaattccgTTTGGAGAGACAATGATGATTCAATTATCCTATCTTGCTTCAGTAAAGTAGAACTATTTTCtgtaattttgtattcaaatggaTCACAAGTAAAGAAGAGAATTTGGTTTAACGATTCTAAATTGTTTTCAGCAAACCCCTTTTCTAAAGACATCGATGAATCTGAAGACGAAAATACACAAGATAATGACAAAAGTATGTCAAATTCAACCAGCAAACAGGATGATGATAATAGTTCCTCCTCATCAAGTATGTATgcacaaaatagtttaattggGATTGATTGGAACTCAGGGTACAAACATGGGATTGTGACTCTTGGATTTGAAGATGGAAGCAACCAGAAAGTGGATATAAACGAAACTAATGAGCTAAATTCATATCCATATCTTCGAGCAATTGATTCTCTCGAACCTTTCTTCTACGTAAACAAGAGTAGTTTCAAGGTTAATTTACGCAATGTTGCATCCCATGTTCAAATGAGGGAATCTATTGATATTTTCGGCTCTTTTGACGGGCATCTCTTAATACAATCTGGAAGTATTGTCTATGAGCATTTAAGCCATAAAGATACTGTTACTTCAGTGATTAAAATTGATGAGTTCACATTTGCTTCTATCTCTCtggataaatattgtaaaatatggaAACTAAAAGAATCAGACAAGATAGAGCAAATAGGAGAATTTCTCAGTCAAGTGCCTTTATATAAAGGAGGGGTTTCTCGATATACCAAGTGTATAATTCTGGGAGGAGCTTTTGGTGTATTATACtttcttaaaatgaaatattatggtTTTTCCTTATAA
- the LOC121125604 gene encoding uncharacterized protein translates to MDSSNITPGNEAIEEKIHAWLYDDKKTLDYKSLSHELKIHANVAKQSLYNILSKSPSSFKARYSLSGLDAQNVFCVRLVFDEELEATKASLNSLTSIAVHSLSLKDNYNFMLSLGGLATESSEAYSVRSSIRNKTVVCKHPSIQENVSNSKQDIKSEVSTLKKEIKVEPSTIKKEIKIEPSTIKKEIKESENEIKTKPKEHGSNNKKGIAGLWAKASEKRAVEKENRINEQKEEAQKVNQVVKKRVSKAQGSTSSLSKKRKRIQVISDSESGEEEENEEREDALRTQEAAPPPRKELESESEDEIPSTPTIQEPSTFTKKRKVRKLVKKQYVDDEGYMVTKEEYENKSEEEEKEEEGGRGNVIKSVITKPPPKSPKKMKETTAPKNKQASIMNFFKKK, encoded by the exons ATGGATTCCTCAAATATCACTCCTGGTAATGAAGCAATTGAAGAAAAGATACATGCATGGCTCTACGATGATAAAAAAACCCTGGACTACAAATCCCTATCTCACGAACTTAAGATCCACGCAAATGTTGCAAAGCAGAGTCTTTACAACATCCTCTCCAAATCCCCATCTTCATTCAAGGCACGATACTCACTCTCCGGTCTAGATGCACAAAATGTATTCTGTGTTAGACTCGTGTTTGATGAGGAGCTAGAGGCTACAAAGGCTTCCCTCAACTCCCTTACATCCATTGCAGTACATTCTCTCTCACTCAAAGACAATTATAATTTCATGCTCTCACTTGGAGGACTGGCGACTGAGTCCTCGGAGGCATATTCTGTTCGTAGTAGCATTAGAAATAAAACTGTTGTGTGTAAACACCCCTCCATTCAAGAAAATGTGTCCAACAGTAAACAGGATATCAAGAGTGAAGTCTCcacactaaaaaaagaaatcaaggTTGAACCCTCgacaatcaaaaaagaaatcaagaTTGAACCCTCCacaatcaaaaaagaaatcaagGAGTCGGAGAATG AGATTAAAACGAAACCTAAGGAGCACggaagtaataataaaaaaggtattgCTGGATTATGGGCCAAGGCCTCGGAGAAAAGGGCTGTTGAAAAGGAAAATAGAATAAATGAGCAAAAAGAAGAGGCTCAAAAAGTGAACCaagtagttaaaaaaagggtGTCGAAGGCCCAAGGATCTACTTCAAGTCTGTCTAAGAAACGGAAACGAATACAG gTTATCTCTGATTCAGAGTCTGGTGAGGAAGAGGAGAATGAAGAAAGGGAAGACGCTCTTCGAACACAAGAGGCTGCACCACCACCACGAAAG GAATTGGAAAGTGAGTCAGAGGACGAAATTCCTTCAACTCCAACAATCCAAGAACCTTCTACTTTTACCAAAAAGCGGAAAGTGCGAAAACTTGTTAAAAAACAGTACGTGGATGATGAAGGTTACATGGTTACCAAAGaggaatatgaaaataaaagtgaagaagaagagaaggaGGAGGAAGGTGGTCGTGGAAATGTTATCAAGTCCGTGATTACTAAACCTCCACCAAAGTCAccaaagaaaatgaaagaaacaacTGCTCCAAAGAATAAACAAGCCTCcattatgaacttttttaaaaagaaatga